One segment of Pandoraea pnomenusa DNA contains the following:
- a CDS encoding chemotaxis protein CheW, whose product MDNLSQEHAVSRQGGAMQTDGDGQEFLVFTLGEEEYGIDILKVQEIRGYDAVTRIANAPDFIKGVINLRGIIVPIVDMRIKFRLGRVEYDTQTVVIILNVAGRVVGMVVDGVSDVLTLARGEIKPAPEFGAQLATEYITGLGTVEGRMLILMDIEKLMTSSDMALIERLAS is encoded by the coding sequence ATGGACAACCTTTCGCAAGAGCACGCCGTGTCGCGCCAGGGCGGCGCGATGCAGACCGATGGCGACGGTCAGGAATTTCTCGTCTTCACGCTCGGTGAGGAGGAGTACGGCATCGACATTCTGAAAGTGCAGGAAATTCGCGGCTACGACGCCGTCACGCGCATCGCCAATGCGCCGGATTTCATCAAGGGTGTGATCAATCTGCGCGGCATCATCGTGCCGATCGTGGACATGCGCATCAAATTCCGTCTGGGCCGCGTGGAATACGACACGCAAACGGTCGTGATCATCCTGAACGTGGCGGGGCGCGTGGTCGGCATGGTCGTCGACGGCGTGTCCGACGTGCTCACGCTCGCACGCGGCGAAATCAAGCCGGCCCCCGAGTTCGGCGCGCAACTGGCCACCGAGTACATCACGGGCCTGGGCACGGTCGAAGGCCGCATGCTGATCCTGATGGACATCGAAAAGCTGATGACCAGCTCGGACATGGCGCTGATCGAGCGTCTGGCGAGCTGA
- a CDS encoding methyl-accepting chemotaxis protein translates to MRDNQPVTQNEFVIGEHQYLISRTDLKGRITYANPAFVEVSGYSREELLGSPHNIVRHPDMPPEAFGDLWETVKRGDTWTGLVKNRRKNGDFYWVLATVTPTMDNGAVVGYTSVRVRPAAGATAQAEAIYARFRSGQAGNLRIRGGQVERGGIHALLRKIRLDTLRARLTGIIVLGAILLALVGGLGLWGVSSSNDKLLRVYQNGMVPVATLGTIGQKLDRDVLLVAEAVGSPNLDAMKRAGDEIASSLDDINRQWAEYMKTADPATRAQAERFDVIRQRFTTDGLLQTVEMLRAGSAEGAQQTYLEKVKPAYGPMRDELNALTRLELTQATDLYQHAQKEHTVVRVATAVAVVGGIVVLFLLGSVLRRAINHPLRVALSMSKQIAAGDLTGRAESTGRDEIGQLLFGLSVMKNSLLSIVSDVREGIESINIASREIAAGNTDLSARTEQQAASLEQTASSMEELTATVKQNADNAKQASALAVNASEIAARGGQVVGNVVDTMQGISSSSHKIVDIISVIEGIAFQTNILALNAAVEAARAGEQGRGFAVVAGEVRTLAQRSAAAAKEIKVLIEDSVGRVENGSALVAQAGKTMDEIVQAVQRVTDIMGEISAASAEQSGGIEQVNRAVTQMDEVTQQNAALVEEAAAAAGSLEDQAHRLRDAVSVFRVGDSLKAAGATGAAGAAGAAGAAAAHSSPRAVQATQATQAHQAKRVATKTQVASAAAPARASAGGGASRTATRRPQASTAPAAPAPSASSAADGQVLQLAERRGKAPAGGAAGGASGVKASDPGDWEEF, encoded by the coding sequence GTGCGCGATAACCAGCCCGTTACCCAGAACGAATTCGTCATCGGCGAGCATCAGTACCTGATCTCACGGACGGATCTGAAGGGGCGGATCACGTATGCGAATCCCGCCTTCGTGGAGGTGAGTGGCTATTCGCGCGAGGAATTGCTGGGGTCGCCGCACAACATCGTACGCCATCCGGACATGCCGCCCGAAGCGTTCGGCGATCTCTGGGAAACGGTCAAGCGCGGCGACACGTGGACCGGGCTGGTCAAGAATCGCCGCAAGAACGGCGACTTCTACTGGGTGCTGGCGACAGTCACGCCCACGATGGATAACGGCGCGGTCGTGGGGTATACGTCCGTGCGCGTGCGCCCGGCAGCCGGGGCGACGGCGCAGGCCGAAGCCATCTATGCGCGCTTTCGCAGCGGCCAGGCGGGCAACCTGCGCATTCGCGGCGGACAGGTGGAGCGCGGCGGCATTCACGCATTGCTGCGCAAGATCCGCCTGGACACGCTGCGCGCGCGCCTGACCGGCATCATCGTGCTCGGCGCGATTCTGCTCGCACTGGTCGGCGGTCTCGGCCTGTGGGGGGTGTCGAGCAGCAACGACAAGCTGCTCAGGGTGTATCAGAACGGCATGGTACCGGTGGCTACGCTGGGTACGATCGGGCAGAAGCTCGACCGCGACGTGTTGCTCGTGGCCGAAGCCGTGGGCAGCCCGAACCTCGACGCGATGAAGCGCGCGGGCGACGAGATCGCGAGCAGCCTCGACGACATCAACCGCCAATGGGCGGAATACATGAAGACGGCCGATCCGGCCACGCGGGCGCAGGCCGAGCGGTTCGACGTGATCCGCCAGCGGTTCACCACCGACGGTCTTCTGCAGACGGTGGAGATGCTGCGCGCCGGTTCCGCCGAGGGCGCCCAGCAGACGTATCTGGAGAAAGTGAAGCCGGCCTACGGCCCGATGCGGGACGAACTCAACGCGCTCACGCGCCTCGAGCTCACCCAGGCGACCGATCTGTACCAGCACGCGCAGAAGGAGCACACGGTCGTGCGTGTGGCGACGGCCGTCGCGGTCGTCGGCGGCATCGTCGTGCTGTTCCTGCTCGGCAGCGTCCTGCGTCGCGCGATCAATCATCCGCTGCGCGTTGCGCTCTCCATGTCCAAGCAGATCGCCGCGGGTGACCTGACCGGCAGGGCCGAGAGCACGGGGCGCGACGAGATCGGCCAATTGCTGTTCGGACTGTCGGTCATGAAGAACAGCCTGCTCTCGATCGTCTCGGACGTGCGCGAGGGCATCGAATCGATCAACATCGCCTCGCGCGAGATTGCGGCGGGCAATACCGATCTTTCCGCCCGCACGGAGCAACAGGCCGCGTCGCTCGAACAGACGGCGTCGTCGATGGAAGAGCTCACGGCCACGGTCAAGCAGAACGCCGATAACGCCAAGCAGGCGAGCGCGCTGGCCGTCAATGCCTCGGAGATCGCCGCGCGCGGCGGCCAGGTGGTCGGCAACGTCGTCGACACCATGCAGGGCATCTCGTCGAGCTCGCACAAGATCGTCGACATCATCAGCGTGATCGAAGGCATTGCCTTCCAGACCAACATTCTGGCGCTCAATGCGGCGGTGGAAGCGGCGCGCGCGGGCGAGCAGGGTCGCGGCTTCGCGGTGGTGGCGGGCGAAGTGCGCACGCTGGCGCAGCGCAGCGCGGCGGCGGCCAAGGAAATCAAGGTGCTCATCGAAGACTCGGTCGGGCGCGTGGAAAACGGCTCGGCGCTGGTGGCGCAGGCCGGCAAGACGATGGACGAGATCGTGCAGGCCGTGCAGCGCGTCACCGACATCATGGGCGAGATTTCGGCGGCGTCGGCCGAGCAGTCAGGCGGCATCGAGCAGGTCAATCGCGCCGTGACGCAGATGGACGAAGTCACGCAGCAGAACGCGGCGCTGGTCGAGGAAGCGGCGGCGGCGGCCGGCTCGCTGGAAGACCAGGCGCATCGACTGCGCGACGCCGTGTCGGTGTTCCGCGTAGGCGACAGCCTCAAGGCGGCCGGGGCGACCGGCGCTGCGGGCGCTGCGGGCGCGGCGGGCGCGGCGGCGGCGCATTCGTCCCCCCGTGCGGTGCAGGCGACTCAGGCCACTCAGGCGCATCAGGCAAAGCGCGTCGCAACGAAAACGCAGGTGGCATCGGCCGCCGCACCGGCCCGCGCGAGCGCGGGCGGCGGCGCTTCGCGCACGGCCACGCGCCGTCCGCAGGCTTCCACCGCACCGGCCGCACCGGCCCCGTCGGCGTCATCTGCCGCGGATGGCCAGGTGCTGCAACTGGCGGAGCGTCGCGGCAAGGCGCCGGCGGGCGGGGCCGCAGGGGGAGCTTCAGGCGTCAAGGCGAGCGACCCGGGCGATTGGGAAGAATTTTGA
- a CDS encoding methyl-accepting chemotaxis protein, protein MFKNVTIRARLTLALGLFMVLLVVGAAVGLVSLRQSNASLQEIYSNDMASSRSLAQTTISTLAARVTLSRIEFIADPTEIKTAIDSVRINLKKADDAWGNYAALPMSEGEKPLADAVIAARGKVTNEGILPALKAIESGDIPDFHAKTVMDVPRLFADYTKAMTALADLQVKNAEARYLAAQARYTMVMWMVGIGLGLGLIVGLITQITLTRAIVGPIDDAIKHFEKIANGDLTQRIDVWNDTETGRLFKGVKHMQESLVRTVAEVRSGTESITSAAQQIAAGNTDLSARTEQQAASLEETASSMEQLTATVRQNADNARQASQLAVNASEIAMRGGQVSSQVGETMEGISSSSNKIVDIISVIDGIAFQTNILALNAAVEAARAGEQGRGFAVVAGEVRTLAQRSAAAAKEIKALIEDSARRVQDGTGLVAQQGQTMGEIVQAVKRVTDIMGEISAASAEQSSGIEQVNRAITQMDEVTQQNAALVEEAAAAAGSMEEQANRLKSVVSVFRLDASQAASAHAAPALAALPAARPAVKKAAAPAAPAAPAASAATPGPAPTAKAAPAPLRKPAPAAPAAARTGTDDANGDWETF, encoded by the coding sequence ATGTTTAAGAATGTCACCATCCGGGCCCGGCTGACGCTGGCGCTTGGACTCTTCATGGTGCTGCTGGTCGTCGGCGCCGCAGTGGGCCTCGTGTCGCTGCGACAGAGCAACGCCTCGCTGCAGGAAATCTATTCCAACGACATGGCGTCGTCGCGTTCGCTCGCGCAGACCACCATCTCGACGCTGGCCGCGCGCGTGACGCTCTCTCGCATCGAGTTCATTGCCGACCCGACCGAGATCAAGACAGCGATCGACAGCGTACGCATCAACCTCAAGAAGGCGGACGACGCATGGGGCAATTACGCCGCGTTGCCGATGAGCGAGGGCGAAAAGCCACTGGCCGACGCCGTCATCGCCGCACGCGGCAAGGTGACCAACGAAGGCATTCTGCCCGCGCTCAAGGCCATCGAATCCGGCGATATCCCCGACTTCCACGCCAAGACGGTGATGGACGTGCCGCGCCTGTTCGCCGATTACACGAAGGCGATGACGGCGCTGGCCGACCTGCAGGTGAAGAACGCCGAAGCGCGCTATCTCGCGGCGCAGGCACGCTACACGATGGTGATGTGGATGGTCGGCATCGGCCTCGGCCTGGGCCTGATCGTCGGCCTTATTACGCAGATCACGCTCACGCGCGCCATCGTCGGTCCGATCGACGACGCCATCAAGCATTTCGAGAAGATCGCCAACGGTGACCTCACGCAGCGCATCGACGTGTGGAACGACACCGAGACCGGCCGCCTGTTCAAGGGCGTGAAGCACATGCAGGAAAGCCTTGTGCGCACGGTGGCCGAAGTGCGCTCCGGCACCGAGTCGATTACCTCGGCCGCGCAGCAGATCGCCGCGGGCAACACCGATCTGTCGGCGCGCACCGAGCAGCAGGCCGCGTCGCTGGAAGAAACCGCCTCGTCGATGGAGCAGCTCACGGCGACGGTTCGCCAGAACGCCGACAACGCGCGCCAGGCCAGCCAGCTCGCGGTCAACGCTTCCGAGATCGCCATGCGCGGTGGTCAGGTGTCGAGCCAGGTTGGCGAGACCATGGAGGGTATCTCCAGCAGCTCGAACAAGATCGTCGACATCATCAGCGTGATCGACGGCATCGCCTTCCAGACCAACATTCTGGCGCTCAATGCCGCGGTGGAAGCGGCGCGCGCGGGCGAGCAGGGTCGTGGCTTCGCGGTGGTGGCGGGCGAAGTGCGTACGCTGGCGCAGCGCAGCGCGGCGGCGGCCAAGGAAATCAAGGCGCTGATCGAAGATTCGGCGCGCCGCGTGCAGGACGGCACGGGCCTCGTCGCCCAGCAAGGTCAGACGATGGGCGAGATCGTTCAGGCCGTCAAACGCGTGACGGACATCATGGGCGAGATCTCGGCGGCGTCGGCCGAACAGTCGAGCGGCATCGAGCAGGTCAACCGCGCGATCACGCAGATGGACGAAGTCACGCAGCAGAATGCCGCGCTGGTCGAGGAAGCCGCGGCGGCGGCCGGCTCGATGGAAGAGCAGGCCAATCGCCTGAAGTCGGTCGTTTCGGTATTCCGTCTGGATGCGTCGCAAGCGGCGTCGGCCCATGCGGCGCCCGCTCTGGCGGCGCTGCCCGCGGCGCGCCCGGCGGTGAAGAAGGCGGCCGCGCCGGCAGCGCCGGCAGCACCGGCCGCGTCGGCTGCGACGCCGGGCCCGGCGCCCACGGCCAAGGCGGCACCGGCGCCGCTACGCAAGCCGGCACCCGCCGCGCCAGCCGCTGCTCGCACGGGGACGGACGACGCGAACGGCGACTGGGAAACCTTCTGA